Proteins co-encoded in one Arthrobacter globiformis genomic window:
- a CDS encoding dienelactone hydrolase family protein, giving the protein MTHVDLGGTGAAAGGSRNLRGYLATPAGAGPFPGVVMIHEAFGLNDQIRRHADRLAAAGYLTLAVDLYSDGGPRRCLVGAMKSMITGEGRVFADIAAARSWLKASPLCTGRTGVIGFCMGGGFALLAANDGFDAASVNYGRLPRDPETSLRGACPLVANYGARDRTLRGAAVRLESALDAVGVEHDVKEFPTAGHSFVNDQEEGPRALRPLMRVMGIGPDPAAAPEAWRRIEDHFAKHLRD; this is encoded by the coding sequence ATGACGCACGTAGACCTGGGCGGGACAGGCGCTGCTGCCGGCGGATCCAGGAACCTTCGGGGATACCTCGCCACACCGGCCGGAGCGGGCCCCTTTCCCGGCGTCGTGATGATCCACGAGGCATTCGGCCTCAACGACCAGATCCGCCGCCACGCCGACAGGCTGGCCGCGGCGGGCTACCTCACCCTCGCCGTCGATCTCTACAGCGACGGCGGCCCGCGCCGCTGCCTGGTCGGCGCCATGAAGTCCATGATCACCGGCGAAGGGCGCGTCTTCGCCGACATCGCCGCGGCGCGCAGCTGGCTGAAGGCGTCGCCCCTCTGCACCGGCAGGACGGGCGTCATCGGCTTCTGCATGGGCGGAGGGTTCGCGCTGCTGGCGGCCAACGACGGCTTTGACGCGGCGTCCGTGAACTACGGCAGGCTCCCCCGCGACCCCGAGACATCGCTCCGCGGCGCCTGCCCGCTGGTTGCGAACTACGGCGCCCGGGACCGCACCCTGCGGGGCGCCGCCGTGAGGCTGGAATCCGCGCTGGACGCCGTGGGCGTCGAACACGACGTCAAGGAGTTCCCGACGGCGGGCCACTCCTTCGTGAACGACCAGGAGGAGGGCCCGCGGGCGCTGCGCCCGCTGATGCGCGTGATGGGCATCGGCCCGGATCCGGCCGCCGCTCCGGAAGCGTGGCGCCGGATCGAGGACCACTTCGCGAAGCACCTCAGGGACTAG
- a CDS encoding amino acid permease, whose translation MPQSTPTELMSPTAPSTAVDSTLSAEGYKKTLGRRHVTMIAMGGAIGVGLFMGAGGRLASTGPALIFSYAIAGVIAYLLMRALGELIMYRQTSGSFVSYAGELFGKKGAYLSGWMYFINWAMTGIAELIAIGLYFQFFFPNVPVELSAIAALVLLVAVNLLSVKAFGEFEFWASCLKVSAIVIFLAVGTFMVVTNAKVGAGHASPANLFAGDGGMFPKGALVMILVLNAVIFAYNAIELVGITAGEMENPEREVPKAIRAVVIRIVVFYVGSVTLLAMLLPSDQYKAGTSPFVTVFGQMGLPWMGDVMNMIVITAALSSCNSGLYSIGRIFRTMANNGHAPQWLTKMSSRHVPYAAILAIATVYLVGILLNIWLGGSHAFDLALNTASIGVIFTWGSIFASQIALRKKKGNVSSLPMPGSPWTSWAGLIALLAITVLIGFDTMTDKATGEVFLLGLWTLASIPFFALVLWLGWQKVKNNEPKSELFS comes from the coding sequence GTGCCTCAAAGTACCCCCACAGAACTTATGAGCCCGACGGCTCCATCCACCGCCGTCGACTCCACCCTCAGCGCCGAGGGCTACAAGAAGACCCTGGGCCGGCGCCACGTCACGATGATCGCGATGGGCGGCGCGATCGGCGTCGGCCTCTTCATGGGAGCAGGCGGCCGGCTGGCCTCCACCGGCCCCGCGCTGATCTTCTCCTACGCCATCGCCGGCGTCATCGCCTACCTGCTGATGCGCGCCCTCGGCGAGCTCATCATGTACCGCCAGACGTCAGGCTCGTTCGTGAGCTACGCCGGCGAGCTGTTCGGCAAGAAGGGCGCCTACCTGTCAGGGTGGATGTACTTCATCAACTGGGCCATGACCGGCATCGCGGAACTGATCGCAATCGGCCTGTACTTCCAGTTCTTCTTCCCCAACGTCCCCGTGGAGCTCTCCGCCATCGCAGCGCTGGTGCTGCTGGTGGCCGTGAACCTGCTCAGCGTCAAGGCATTCGGCGAATTCGAGTTCTGGGCGTCCTGCCTCAAGGTCAGCGCCATCGTGATCTTCCTGGCCGTGGGCACGTTCATGGTGGTCACCAACGCCAAGGTAGGCGCCGGCCACGCGTCGCCGGCCAACCTCTTCGCTGGCGACGGCGGCATGTTCCCCAAGGGCGCCCTGGTGATGATCCTGGTGCTCAACGCCGTCATCTTCGCCTACAACGCCATCGAACTCGTGGGCATCACCGCCGGCGAGATGGAAAACCCGGAACGTGAAGTGCCCAAGGCGATCCGCGCCGTCGTGATCCGCATCGTGGTGTTCTACGTCGGTTCCGTGACCCTGCTGGCCATGCTGCTGCCCTCCGACCAGTACAAGGCCGGCACCTCGCCGTTCGTCACCGTCTTCGGGCAGATGGGCCTGCCGTGGATGGGCGACGTCATGAACATGATCGTCATCACTGCCGCGCTGTCCTCCTGCAACTCGGGCCTTTATTCGATCGGCCGGATCTTCCGCACCATGGCCAACAACGGCCACGCCCCGCAGTGGCTGACCAAGATGTCCAGCCGCCACGTGCCGTACGCCGCCATCCTGGCCATCGCCACCGTGTACCTCGTGGGCATCCTGCTGAACATCTGGCTCGGCGGCTCGCACGCGTTCGACCTTGCGCTGAACACCGCCTCGATCGGCGTCATCTTCACCTGGGGCTCCATCTTTGCCAGCCAGATCGCGCTGCGAAAGAAGAAAGGCAACGTCTCCAGCCTGCCGATGCCGGGTTCGCCGTGGACCAGCTGGGCCGGACTGATTGCGCTGCTGGCCATCACCGTGCTGATTGGCTTCGACACCATGACTGACAAGGCCACGGGCGAGGTCTTCCTGCTGGGCCTCTGGACGCTGGCCAGCATCCCGTTCTTCGCCTTGGTGCTGTGGCTGGGCTGGCAGAAGGTCAAGAACAACGAGCCGAAGAGCGAGCTCTTCAGCTAG
- a CDS encoding ABC-F family ATP-binding cassette domain-containing protein — protein sequence MTEPNFRTEQLHLSGVSHGYGDRELFSGVELAIAAGEHAAVVGENGAGKSTLLWILAGIETPAEGTAQRHGRVGYLAQTSGLSARLTVADAIDDALRALREMEAELERLEDGLASAGPAELEAYGNLQTQYQLREGYAAESRVEAALDRLGLGGVDRGRTLGSLSGGEQERVALACLLADPADILLLDEPTNHLDASGTAWLEGRLAAHRGAVVVVSHDRVLLRKVAAAVIEVDAERRTVNRYGNGYDGYLKEKRAERQRWVQQYHGWLDAMDAERRQADTVAGRMGYARRRDNDKAAFDFKAGTWERAAASKIRNAQERLRRLEDNPVERPPERLKLDAGLDGELEAAAGSGGITGETSGGEPWEAVDGVLHARNTQVPGRLDVPEFRVDRGQKVLITGPNGAGKSTLLSVLAGTLEPAAGRVVRHGRIGYLQQELELPEHPSLRLLPAFAAGLGGNIDDHAEALLRLGLFRTSEFHVPVGALSAGQQRRLALARLLLGHKDVMLLDEPSNHLAPALVEELESALAEFDGTVVMVSHDRALGEWFDGCADRSRGRAGEGVSGRWLRYTMADGMLEKVALPA from the coding sequence ATGACTGAACCAAATTTCCGCACCGAGCAGCTGCACCTGTCCGGCGTCTCCCACGGCTACGGGGACCGCGAACTCTTCAGCGGCGTCGAACTGGCGATCGCCGCGGGGGAACACGCCGCCGTCGTGGGTGAGAACGGTGCCGGGAAGTCCACCCTGCTGTGGATCCTGGCAGGTATCGAGACGCCTGCGGAAGGCACGGCCCAGCGGCACGGCCGGGTGGGCTATCTGGCGCAGACATCCGGGCTCTCCGCCAGGCTGACCGTGGCCGACGCCATTGACGATGCGCTCCGCGCACTGCGGGAGATGGAAGCCGAGCTGGAACGGCTGGAGGACGGCCTGGCATCGGCCGGGCCGGCCGAGCTGGAGGCCTACGGGAACCTGCAGACCCAGTACCAGCTGCGCGAGGGCTACGCCGCGGAATCCCGGGTGGAGGCGGCGCTGGACAGGCTGGGCCTGGGCGGCGTGGACCGCGGCCGGACGCTGGGGTCGCTGTCCGGCGGGGAGCAGGAGCGCGTGGCGCTGGCCTGCCTGCTGGCCGACCCCGCGGACATCCTGCTCCTGGATGAGCCCACGAACCATCTGGACGCCAGCGGCACTGCCTGGCTCGAAGGCCGCCTCGCAGCGCACCGGGGAGCCGTGGTGGTGGTCTCGCACGACCGCGTGCTGCTGCGGAAGGTCGCCGCCGCCGTCATCGAGGTCGACGCCGAGCGCCGCACGGTGAACCGCTACGGCAACGGCTACGACGGTTACCTGAAGGAGAAACGGGCCGAGCGGCAGCGCTGGGTGCAGCAGTACCACGGCTGGCTCGACGCCATGGATGCCGAACGGCGTCAGGCGGACACGGTGGCGGGCCGGATGGGCTATGCGCGCCGCCGGGACAACGACAAGGCGGCCTTCGACTTCAAGGCAGGAACCTGGGAGCGCGCCGCCGCCAGCAAGATCCGCAACGCACAGGAGCGGCTGCGCCGCCTGGAGGACAACCCCGTGGAGCGCCCGCCCGAACGCCTGAAGCTCGACGCCGGGCTCGACGGCGAACTGGAGGCCGCCGCCGGTTCCGGCGGGATCACCGGCGAAACTTCCGGCGGTGAACCCTGGGAAGCCGTCGATGGAGTCCTGCATGCCCGCAACACCCAGGTGCCTGGCCGGCTGGACGTCCCCGAGTTCCGGGTGGACCGCGGGCAGAAGGTCCTCATCACCGGTCCCAACGGTGCCGGGAAGTCCACACTGCTCTCGGTCCTGGCCGGAACGCTCGAGCCGGCCGCGGGCCGAGTAGTGCGCCACGGCCGGATCGGCTATCTGCAGCAGGAGCTGGAGTTGCCCGAGCATCCGTCCCTGCGGCTGCTGCCTGCCTTCGCCGCCGGGCTCGGCGGGAACATCGACGACCATGCGGAGGCGCTGCTGCGGCTGGGCCTCTTCCGAACCAGCGAATTCCACGTTCCGGTGGGCGCCCTGTCGGCGGGCCAGCAGCGCAGGCTGGCGCTCGCGCGGCTGCTGCTCGGCCACAAGGACGTCATGCTCCTTGACGAACCCAGCAACCATCTTGCCCCCGCGCTCGTGGAGGAGCTGGAGTCCGCGCTCGCCGAGTTCGACGGAACGGTGGTGATGGTCAGCCACGACCGGGCGCTGGGTGAGTGGTTCGACGGCTGCGCGGACCGGTCCCGCGGCCGTGCGGGCGAAGGCGTTTCCGGGAGATGGCTTAGGTACACGATGGCGGACGGCATGCTGGAAAAGGTGGCGCTGCCAGCCTGA
- a CDS encoding CPBP family intramembrane glutamic endopeptidase, with protein sequence MVNTRRTLPAPRPDLYRFSPLDLTAVGLYVAVAAFFALAGELILPLLRALAPTPAVASYGVNLLFYGIVGALALFAARGVVSRDLKVLATRPWFTLAMVPLAVVAMMIVTAILVAVGGTTETSANQAGLQALMRQVPAWLMVPLIVVVGPFVEEYVFRHLLIGKLSRRVNIWICCGLSVILFAALHIVGQEALTIPALMPYLAMGGTLVFVYVWTGRNLMFSYFVHATKNLLAAIFLYTIPPELLDQLQRVQN encoded by the coding sequence ATGGTGAACACCAGACGCACGCTCCCTGCTCCGCGGCCGGATCTCTATCGGTTTTCGCCGCTGGACCTCACCGCCGTCGGACTTTATGTGGCCGTCGCCGCCTTCTTCGCGCTGGCCGGGGAACTGATCCTGCCGCTGCTCCGGGCATTGGCCCCGACGCCGGCCGTCGCCTCCTACGGCGTGAATCTTCTGTTCTACGGCATCGTCGGTGCGCTGGCGCTGTTTGCCGCACGCGGGGTGGTGTCCCGGGACCTCAAAGTGCTTGCCACGCGGCCATGGTTCACGCTCGCGATGGTGCCTCTGGCCGTCGTCGCCATGATGATTGTCACCGCCATCCTGGTGGCCGTGGGCGGGACCACCGAGACGTCCGCCAACCAGGCCGGGCTGCAGGCGCTCATGCGGCAGGTGCCGGCCTGGCTGATGGTGCCCCTGATTGTGGTGGTGGGTCCGTTCGTCGAGGAGTACGTGTTCCGGCACCTGCTGATCGGGAAGCTGAGCCGGCGGGTCAACATCTGGATCTGCTGCGGACTTTCTGTGATTCTCTTCGCCGCCCTGCACATCGTGGGTCAGGAAGCCCTCACCATACCTGCGCTCATGCCTTACCTGGCCATGGGCGGCACCCTAGTGTTTGTCTACGTGTGGACAGGGCGGAACCTGATGTTTTCCTACTTCGTCCATGCCACCAAGAACCTGCTGGCCGCGATCTTCCTGTACACCATCCCGCCGGAACTCCTTGACCAGCTGCAGCGGGTCCAAAACTAG
- a CDS encoding VOC family protein, with protein MGLNIQIAIDCHHPHDLADWWAETLDWSVEPQDEDFIRSMISQGFATEDQTMTHNGKLVWKDGAAIRPTEEIDAKAPARRLLFQTVPEQKTIKNRVHWDVRLDGRDKDDVRAELEARGATFLWTASQGPHEWHTMADPEGNEFCIS; from the coding sequence ATGGGACTCAACATTCAGATCGCCATCGACTGCCATCACCCGCACGACCTCGCCGACTGGTGGGCCGAAACGCTGGACTGGTCCGTGGAGCCGCAGGATGAGGACTTCATCCGGTCCATGATCAGCCAGGGCTTCGCGACGGAAGACCAGACCATGACGCACAACGGCAAGCTGGTATGGAAGGACGGCGCGGCGATCCGGCCCACCGAGGAAATCGACGCCAAGGCACCCGCCCGGCGCCTGCTGTTCCAGACCGTGCCGGAGCAGAAGACCATCAAGAACCGGGTGCACTGGGACGTGCGCCTCGACGGCCGGGACAAGGATGACGTCCGCGCCGAGCTGGAAGCCCGCGGCGCCACCTTCCTCTGGACGGCGAGCCAGGGGCCGCACGAATGGCACACCATGGCGGACCCGGAGGGCAACGAGTTCTGCATCAGCTGA
- a CDS encoding 1,4-dihydroxy-2-naphthoyl-CoA synthase, which yields MSNEFPAKVSDVFDPSRWRTVSGFEDFQDLTYHRQVERSDDGTVTRDLPTVRIAFNRPEVRNAFRPGTVDELYRAMDHARMTPDVATVLLTGNGPSPKDGGHSFCSGGDQRIRGRDGYRYADGETQETIDPARAGRLHILEVQRLMRTMPKVVIAVVNGWAAGGGHSLHVVSDLTIASRQFGKFKQTDATVGSFDAGYGSALLARQIGQKAAREIFFLAREYSAEDMVRVGAVNEAVDHERLEEVALEYAADIARQSPQAIRMLKFAFNLADDGLAGQQVFAGEATRLAYMTDEAVEGKEAFLQKRDPDWSRFPYYF from the coding sequence GTGAGCAACGAATTCCCCGCCAAGGTATCCGACGTCTTTGACCCGTCCCGCTGGCGCACTGTGTCCGGCTTCGAGGACTTCCAGGACCTGACCTACCACCGGCAGGTGGAGCGGTCCGACGACGGCACCGTGACTCGGGACCTGCCCACCGTCCGCATCGCGTTCAACCGGCCGGAGGTCCGCAACGCCTTCCGCCCGGGGACTGTGGACGAGCTGTACCGCGCCATGGACCACGCCCGCATGACCCCGGACGTGGCCACCGTGTTGCTCACCGGCAACGGCCCCTCCCCCAAGGACGGCGGTCACTCGTTCTGCTCCGGCGGGGACCAGCGGATCCGCGGACGGGACGGGTACCGCTATGCCGACGGCGAGACGCAGGAAACCATCGACCCGGCCCGTGCGGGGCGCCTCCACATTTTGGAAGTCCAGCGGCTCATGCGGACCATGCCCAAGGTGGTCATCGCCGTCGTCAACGGCTGGGCGGCCGGCGGCGGGCACTCCCTGCACGTTGTCTCCGACCTGACCATCGCCTCGCGCCAGTTCGGGAAGTTCAAGCAGACGGACGCCACCGTGGGCAGTTTCGACGCCGGTTACGGCTCGGCGCTGCTGGCCCGGCAAATCGGCCAGAAGGCCGCCCGGGAGATCTTCTTCCTGGCCCGTGAATATTCCGCCGAGGACATGGTTCGGGTGGGGGCCGTGAACGAGGCCGTGGACCACGAGCGCCTCGAGGAGGTGGCGCTTGAGTACGCCGCGGACATCGCCCGGCAATCGCCCCAGGCCATCCGGATGCTCAAGTTCGCCTTCAACCTTGCCGACGACGGCCTGGCCGGCCAACAGGTGTTCGCCGGCGAAGCCACCCGGCTGGCATACATGACGGACGAGGCCGTGGAGGGCAAGGAAGCCTTCCTGCAAAAGCGGGACCCTGACTGGTCCAGGTTCCCGTACTATTTCTAA
- a CDS encoding AMP-binding protein, which translates to MNIEPALKALAAALHGEGPAVELSAGPDGDPVVTPVRTPGFEDAVVVVRTSGSTGAPKATVLTVDALAASSMATAFALKGEGQWLLALPLQYVAGVQVLVRSLFAGTRPWAMDLSGGFTADAFTAAALELTDKIRFTSLVPTQLQRLLADPSADTLAVLRRFNGILLGGAPASAELLETAREAGLRVVTTYGAAETCGGCVYDGYPLEGVALRLAEDGRIHLGGATLAAGYLDAPGPTAQAFVEEDGERWYRTNDLGTLDADGRLTVLGRADDVIITGGVKVSATHVQAELEKADGVRAAFVAGVESAKWGQAVAAYVAVARTASGTDSAARDGAAWVEEWHRTLGLLAPKTVLPAGELIMLPNGKPDRLAMIERLNALHQGK; encoded by the coding sequence GTGAATATCGAGCCGGCCCTCAAGGCGCTGGCGGCTGCCCTCCACGGTGAGGGTCCCGCCGTCGAACTCTCCGCCGGCCCCGACGGCGATCCGGTGGTGACGCCCGTCCGGACCCCTGGGTTCGAGGACGCTGTCGTGGTGGTCCGCACGTCCGGGTCCACCGGGGCGCCAAAGGCGACGGTCCTAACGGTGGACGCGCTGGCGGCGTCGTCGATGGCCACCGCCTTCGCGCTCAAGGGCGAGGGGCAGTGGCTGCTTGCCCTGCCGCTGCAGTACGTGGCGGGCGTGCAGGTGCTGGTGCGGTCGCTGTTCGCGGGCACCCGGCCGTGGGCCATGGACCTGTCCGGGGGCTTCACCGCCGATGCCTTCACAGCAGCCGCGCTGGAGCTGACGGATAAGATCCGCTTCACGTCGCTGGTGCCCACGCAGCTGCAGCGCCTGCTCGCGGATCCGTCGGCGGACACGCTCGCCGTGCTGCGACGCTTCAACGGCATCCTGCTCGGCGGCGCCCCGGCCTCTGCCGAGCTCCTCGAAACGGCGCGCGAGGCCGGTCTCCGGGTGGTCACCACCTACGGTGCGGCGGAAACCTGCGGCGGCTGCGTGTACGACGGCTATCCGCTCGAGGGCGTGGCCCTGCGGCTCGCCGAAGACGGCCGGATCCACCTGGGCGGAGCCACCCTCGCGGCTGGCTACCTGGACGCCCCAGGGCCGACGGCCCAGGCTTTCGTCGAAGAGGACGGCGAACGCTGGTACCGGACCAACGACCTCGGCACCCTGGACGCCGACGGCCGGCTCACCGTGCTGGGCCGCGCGGACGACGTCATTATCACCGGCGGCGTCAAGGTCTCCGCCACGCATGTGCAGGCTGAGCTGGAAAAGGCCGACGGCGTGAGGGCGGCTTTTGTGGCCGGTGTCGAGTCCGCGAAATGGGGCCAGGCCGTGGCGGCCTATGTGGCCGTGGCCCGAACCGCGTCCGGGACCGACAGCGCTGCACGCGACGGCGCGGCGTGGGTCGAGGAATGGCACCGTACGCTCGGGCTGCTTGCCCCCAAGACCGTCCTGCCGGCCGGTGAGCTGATCATGCTGCCCAACGGCAAACCCGACCGGCTGGCCATGATTGAACGCCTCAACGCGCTCCATCAGGGAAAATAG
- a CDS encoding 1,4-dihydroxy-2-naphthoate polyprenyltransferase — MATAAQWIQGARLRTLPAAIAPVLIGSAAAYEMGSFRPLNAVLAALVALLLQVGVNYANDYSDGIRGTDENRVGPLRLVGSGAARPEHVKYAAFGAFGLAMLVGLVLVLITQTWWLLLVGVGCVMAAWGYTGGKNPYGYMGLGDVFVFVFFGLVATLGTTYTQAGQIGLPAVIGAIGTGLIACALLMANNVRDIPSDIQAGKKTLAVRLGDKHARESYVLMLAVAILLVVILAPTRPWMLIVLLLIPACLMPAWLMINGRKRKSLIPVLKQTGLINLGYAVLFSLGLVLSSGL, encoded by the coding sequence GTGGCAACAGCCGCACAATGGATCCAAGGCGCCCGACTCCGCACCCTGCCGGCCGCGATCGCCCCTGTCCTGATCGGCTCGGCGGCGGCCTATGAGATGGGCTCCTTCCGCCCGCTCAATGCAGTCCTGGCGGCCCTCGTGGCGCTTCTGCTGCAGGTCGGCGTCAATTACGCCAACGATTACTCGGACGGGATCCGCGGGACAGACGAGAACCGCGTCGGTCCCCTGCGGCTGGTCGGTTCCGGTGCCGCCCGCCCCGAACACGTGAAGTATGCCGCATTCGGTGCGTTCGGCCTGGCGATGCTCGTGGGGCTGGTCCTGGTCCTCATCACCCAGACGTGGTGGCTGCTCCTGGTGGGCGTGGGCTGCGTGATGGCGGCCTGGGGCTACACCGGTGGAAAGAACCCATACGGCTACATGGGCCTCGGCGACGTCTTCGTGTTCGTGTTCTTCGGGCTCGTGGCCACGCTCGGCACCACCTACACGCAGGCGGGGCAGATCGGCCTGCCTGCCGTGATTGGCGCGATCGGCACGGGTCTCATTGCGTGTGCCCTGCTCATGGCCAACAACGTCCGGGACATCCCGTCGGACATCCAGGCCGGGAAGAAGACCCTGGCGGTGCGACTGGGTGACAAGCACGCCCGCGAAAGCTACGTGCTGATGCTGGCCGTGGCCATCCTGCTTGTGGTGATCCTGGCGCCAACGCGGCCGTGGATGCTGATCGTGCTGCTCCTGATCCCGGCCTGCCTGATGCCGGCCTGGCTCATGATCAACGGAAGGAAGCGCAAGAGCCTCATCCCGGTCCTGAAGCAGACGGGCCTCATCAACCTCGGTTATGCCGTGCTGTTCTCGCTGGGACTCGTGCTGAGCAGCGGGCTGTAG
- a CDS encoding DUF4229 domain-containing protein: MAFLKYSLIRFAIFLPLFVLFVLLQLGWFLAVICAGLISFAISYLFFQKQRDAATASLHARFSGRAKPIRTAGEIDDALAEDHLVDTHPDVTIRNDVKKRQPRGEEA, encoded by the coding sequence GTGGCTTTTCTGAAATACTCCCTGATCCGGTTCGCGATCTTCCTGCCCCTGTTTGTGCTGTTCGTCTTGCTGCAGCTGGGATGGTTTCTGGCCGTCATCTGTGCCGGGCTGATTTCCTTCGCCATCAGCTACCTCTTCTTCCAGAAGCAGCGCGATGCCGCGACGGCGTCACTGCATGCCCGCTTCTCCGGTCGCGCCAAGCCGATCCGCACCGCCGGGGAGATCGATGACGCCCTGGCCGAGGACCACCTGGTGGACACGCACCCGGACGTCACCATCCGCAACGACGTCAAGAAGCGCCAACCCCGCGGCGAGGAAGCCTAG
- a CDS encoding PLD nuclease N-terminal domain-containing protein gives MPRVALAVAVLAIYVYGLVDVIRTDRHLTRGFSKTTWIIMVALLPLIGAALWFLIGRPRASAVAQPVYQHHPTAPDDDPDFLRNLEQRRRQAEAERLRKLRDDAARKNQADGGPHHTGATGTGSTGAAPGTAGGSSGASGPAADEPGPRKPGAAGEANAEGNPEAK, from the coding sequence ATGCCTCGTGTTGCACTCGCAGTCGCCGTTCTCGCCATCTACGTCTACGGACTGGTGGACGTTATCCGGACTGACAGGCATCTCACCCGCGGCTTTTCCAAGACAACCTGGATCATCATGGTTGCCCTCCTGCCGCTCATCGGCGCCGCGCTGTGGTTCCTGATCGGCCGGCCCCGCGCATCGGCTGTGGCCCAGCCCGTCTACCAGCACCACCCCACGGCCCCCGACGACGACCCCGACTTCCTGCGGAACCTCGAGCAGCGCCGCCGCCAGGCCGAGGCGGAGCGGCTCCGCAAGCTGAGGGACGACGCTGCGCGTAAGAACCAGGCCGACGGCGGCCCCCACCACACGGGCGCTACGGGCACAGGCAGCACGGGCGCAGCTCCGGGCACCGCCGGCGGCAGTTCAGGCGCCAGCGGCCCGGCTGCAGATGAACCGGGTCCACGCAAGCCGGGCGCTGCGGGCGAGGCCAACGCCGAAGGCAACCCCGAGGCGAAGTAG
- the ccsB gene encoding c-type cytochrome biogenesis protein CcsB gives MFPINETMGQYSELFMLLAAGTYTVAFIAFAWDLARSSKALKSVDLKAAAAGTSADTSAKVPVAAGASAGSTTSRTAGSGEDRLSGPADRAERPSSYASGTANGAAGQTADDSMRYGERRAPARVAVALTVLGAAIHAAAVLTRAVGAGRVPWGNMYEFLTTGAFVAAAVFLAVLVRRDLRFLGTFVVGLVIIMLVAASVAFWTPVGHLVPALQSYWLIIHVSIAVLSSALFTLTFAMSALQLVQSHRQKTIAAGGADKLGFMRLVPSALSLENLSYRINAIAFIGWTFTLMFGAIWAEKAWGRFWGWDTKEVWTFVIWVVYAGYLHARATRGWTGTRAAWLSIVGYLCVVFNFTIVNQFFNGLHSYSGL, from the coding sequence ATGTTTCCCATCAACGAGACCATGGGCCAGTACAGCGAGCTCTTCATGCTGCTGGCGGCCGGCACCTACACCGTCGCCTTCATCGCGTTCGCGTGGGACCTGGCCAGGAGCAGCAAGGCCCTGAAGTCGGTTGACCTCAAGGCTGCTGCTGCCGGCACGTCGGCGGACACGTCCGCCAAGGTTCCGGTGGCGGCGGGCGCGTCCGCAGGGTCAACCACGTCGCGGACCGCGGGCAGCGGTGAGGACCGCCTGTCCGGACCGGCAGACCGCGCCGAGCGGCCGTCGTCATACGCCTCCGGGACCGCGAACGGTGCCGCCGGCCAGACCGCCGACGACAGCATGCGCTACGGCGAACGCCGCGCACCTGCGCGCGTGGCCGTGGCACTGACCGTCCTGGGTGCCGCGATCCACGCCGCCGCCGTGCTCACCCGCGCGGTGGGCGCCGGCCGTGTGCCGTGGGGCAACATGTACGAGTTCCTCACCACCGGCGCCTTCGTGGCCGCGGCCGTGTTCCTCGCGGTGCTGGTCCGCCGCGACCTGCGCTTCCTCGGCACATTCGTGGTGGGCCTGGTGATCATCATGCTGGTGGCCGCGTCCGTGGCGTTCTGGACTCCCGTCGGCCACCTGGTGCCCGCGCTGCAGAGCTACTGGCTGATCATCCACGTGTCCATCGCTGTGCTGTCCTCCGCGCTGTTCACCCTGACCTTCGCGATGTCCGCGCTCCAGCTGGTCCAGTCGCACCGGCAGAAGACCATCGCGGCCGGGGGCGCCGACAAGCTGGGCTTCATGCGCCTGGTGCCCTCCGCGCTGAGCCTCGAGAACCTGTCTTACCGCATCAACGCGATCGCCTTCATCGGCTGGACCTTCACCCTCATGTTCGGCGCGATCTGGGCCGAGAAGGCATGGGGCCGGTTCTGGGGCTGGGACACCAAGGAAGTTTGGACGTTCGTGATCTGGGTGGTCTACGCCGGCTACCTGCACGCCCGCGCCACCCGCGGCTGGACCGGCACCCGCGCCGCCTGGCTGTCGATCGTGGGCTACCTGTGCGTGGTCTTCAACTTCACCATCGTGAACCAGTTCTTCAACGGCCTGCACTCGTACTCGGGGCTGTAG